One window of Puntigrus tetrazona isolate hp1 chromosome 14, ASM1883169v1, whole genome shotgun sequence genomic DNA carries:
- the dhrs13l1 gene encoding dehydrogenase/reductase (SDR family) member 13 like 1: MILLVFIVVLLVAYFISHRIFVHRKAFTGAAKLDGKTVIVTGGNTGIGKATAAELAVRGARVILACRSKQRGETAAQEIRTGTGNDAVVFMQLDLASQKSIRSFAETFLKAESRLDLLINNAALAAPGRTEDGLGMILGVNHIGPFLLTNLLLERLKECAPSRVVNVSSCGHDLGTIDFDCINTHKKLALGSSDVDLFRSYTHSKLCNVLFTHELAKRLEGTNVTCYSLHPGSIRSELGRDINEWHTRIIKAIVSKFWATDPVSGAQTTLYCALQENIEHLSGRYFSDSQLVQVKPEARDDGIAKKLWDVSEKLCAMT, from the exons ATGATTTTATTGGTATTTATTGTGGTTTTATTGGTTGCTTATTTTATTAGTCATAGGATATTTGTTCATAGGAAGGCCTTCACCGGCGCTGCCAAACTAGATGGGAAAACAGTCATTGTAACGG GAGGTAACACTGGCATTGGGAAGGCGACTGCTGCAGAGCTGGCCGTGAGAGGAGCCCGAGTGATTCTGGCCTGCCGCAGCAAACAGAGAGGAGAGACGGCAGCACAAGAAATCAGGACG GGAACCGGGAATGATGCTGTGGTCTTCATGCAGCTGGATCTTGCAAGTCAGAAATCCATCCGATCTTTTGCTGAAACCTTCCTCAAGGCTGAGTCCAGACTGGATCTGCTCATCAATAACGCTG CACTGGCCGCTCCAGGACGCACCGAAGATGGCCTCGGGATGATCCTCGGCGTCAATCACATCGGTCCTTTCCTGTTGACCAATCTTCTGCTGGAGCGTCTCAAGGAGTGTGCACCAAGCAGGGTGGTCAACGTGTCGTCTTGTGGTCATGATCTGGGCACTATTGACTTTGACTGCATCAACACACACAAGAAGCTCGCTCTGGGATCATCTGACGTCGATTTATTCAGGTCCTACACCCACAGCAAGCTCTGTAATGTGCTCTTCACCCATGAACTGGCCAAGAGACTGGAGGGAACCAACGTCACATGCTACAGTCTCCATCCAG GGTCGATAAGATCAGAACTCGGCCGGGACATCAATGAATGGCACACACGCATTATTAAAGCCATCGTAAGCAAGTTCTGGGCGACCGACCCGGTGTCCGGGGCTCAGACGACGCTGTACTGCGCACTACAAGAGAACATCGAGCACCTGAGCGGACGATACTTCTCTGACAGCCAGCTGGTGCAAGTCAAGCCCGAGGCCAGAGATGATGGAATCGCCAAAAAACTGTGGGACGTTAGTGAGAAGTTATGTGCCATGACTtaa
- the cenpu gene encoding centromere protein U isoform X2, which translates to MSRMTKTLKAVQRELQSAKQSSNDAVESPQPLDISSIEKASFFQGDQYSPHGNPLHSTAMEEDLSPGPEQNQKSAPEKLGRTRAGKPVLGVMDTDKTSVTQAKKIGKAVSEALNKKTSSKENQEPPQPTNKGAKSVVRKVKGRPLPAISEGREDAGKKRTSVPTGYTAKAVKGQRSARETSSTLGAAQRQQGSLPSSEELTDEDESFHPSMEKSKRRSSSQRQSGQKQKRKSSSSSERPGPSKKPRDLRGPTDLDVVLDSFREFVTQYKQTINSEAVKRSIDAVSRSFEEQLSEIITATKELKNMKRENNKINSTINKKRTRLVEANNELIKGKAKLRKLQKDHDEMEQRLKALKEGSSLLTNLQELNTKYLKHRTAHPDEVETYGPSCMPAMLMEARCIMGTEHQLKTVNDHLQQVLDVTEND; encoded by the exons aTGAGTAGGATGACGAAAACTCTGAAAGCTGTTCAGCGCGAGCTGCAG AGTGCAAAACAGAGCAGTAATGATGCAGTGGAGTCTCCACAGCCCCTGGACATTTCATCTATAGAGAAAGCCAGTTTCTTTCAAGGAGATCAGTATTCTCCTCATG GGAACCCCCTTCACAGCACAGCTATGGAAGAAGATCTCAGTCCCGGACCAGAACAGAACCAAAAGTCTGCTCCCGAGAAGCTGGGTCGAACACGAGCTGGAAAGCCTGTTCTTGGTGTAATGGACACTGACAAGACATCAGTTACTCAGGCTAAGAAAATAGGCAAAGCTGTTTCTGAAGCATTGAATAAGAAGACTTCATCCAAAGAGAACCAGGAACCACCTCAGCCCACAAATAAAGGAGCAAAATCAGTAGTGAG AAAAGTTAAAGGCAGACCTTTGCCGGCCATATCAGAAGGCAGGGAGGATGCCGGCAAGAAAAGAACATCAGTCCCCACAGGTTACACAGCCAAG GCAGtgaaaggtcagaggtcagcaaGAGAAACATCCTCGACCCTAGGAGCAGCTCAGAGACAGCAGGGGTCACTGCCGTCCTCAGAGGAACTGACAGACGAGGATGAAAGTTTT CATCCAAGCATGGAGAAGTCAAAGAGGAGATCATCCAGTCAACGGCAAAGtggccaaaaacaaaaaaggaaatcttcatcttcatcag AAAGACCTGGCCCCTCTAAAAAGCCCAGGGATTTGAGAGGTCCCACTGATCTTGATGTGGTCCTCGATAGTTTCCGGGAGTTTGTCACTCAGTATAA GCAGACCATAAACTCTGAAGCAGTCAAACGCTCCATCGATGCTGTCAGTCGCTCTTTTGAGGAGCAGCTCTCAGAGATA ATCACAGCAACAAAGGAACTCAAGAAtatgaaaagagaaaataacaAG ATCAATAGCACTATTAATAAGAAGAGAACCAGACTTGTGGAAGCCAATAATGAGCTCATTAA GGGAAAGGCAAAGCTGAGAAAGCTCCAGAAAGATCATGATGAGATGGAACAGAGACTCAAAGCTCTGAAAGAAGGCTCCTCTTTACTCACCAACCTCCAGGAGCTTAACACAAAGTACCTGAAGCACCGCACCGCTCACCCAGATGAGGTGGAAACG TATGGCCCATCCTGTATGCCTGCCATGTTAATGGAAGCCAGGTGCATCATGGGAACCGAGCACCAGCTAAAGACCGTCAATGACCATCTACAGCAGGTCTTAGATGTCACAGAAAATGATTAA
- the cenpu gene encoding centromere protein U isoform X1, translating into MSRMTKTLKAVQRELQSAKQSSNDAVESPQPLDISSIEKASFFQGDQYSPHGNPLHSTAMEEDLSPGPEQNQKSAPEKLGRTRAGKPVLGVMDTDKTSVTQAKKIGKAVSEALNKKTSSKENQEPPQPTNKGAKSVVRKVKGRPLPAISEGREDAGKKRTSVPTGYTAKKAVKGQRSARETSSTLGAAQRQQGSLPSSEELTDEDESFHPSMEKSKRRSSSQRQSGQKQKRKSSSSSERPGPSKKPRDLRGPTDLDVVLDSFREFVTQYKQTINSEAVKRSIDAVSRSFEEQLSEIITATKELKNMKRENNKINSTINKKRTRLVEANNELIKGKAKLRKLQKDHDEMEQRLKALKEGSSLLTNLQELNTKYLKHRTAHPDEVETYGPSCMPAMLMEARCIMGTEHQLKTVNDHLQQVLDVTEND; encoded by the exons aTGAGTAGGATGACGAAAACTCTGAAAGCTGTTCAGCGCGAGCTGCAG AGTGCAAAACAGAGCAGTAATGATGCAGTGGAGTCTCCACAGCCCCTGGACATTTCATCTATAGAGAAAGCCAGTTTCTTTCAAGGAGATCAGTATTCTCCTCATG GGAACCCCCTTCACAGCACAGCTATGGAAGAAGATCTCAGTCCCGGACCAGAACAGAACCAAAAGTCTGCTCCCGAGAAGCTGGGTCGAACACGAGCTGGAAAGCCTGTTCTTGGTGTAATGGACACTGACAAGACATCAGTTACTCAGGCTAAGAAAATAGGCAAAGCTGTTTCTGAAGCATTGAATAAGAAGACTTCATCCAAAGAGAACCAGGAACCACCTCAGCCCACAAATAAAGGAGCAAAATCAGTAGTGAG AAAAGTTAAAGGCAGACCTTTGCCGGCCATATCAGAAGGCAGGGAGGATGCCGGCAAGAAAAGAACATCAGTCCCCACAGGTTACACAGCCAAG AAGGCAGtgaaaggtcagaggtcagcaaGAGAAACATCCTCGACCCTAGGAGCAGCTCAGAGACAGCAGGGGTCACTGCCGTCCTCAGAGGAACTGACAGACGAGGATGAAAGTTTT CATCCAAGCATGGAGAAGTCAAAGAGGAGATCATCCAGTCAACGGCAAAGtggccaaaaacaaaaaaggaaatcttcatcttcatcag AAAGACCTGGCCCCTCTAAAAAGCCCAGGGATTTGAGAGGTCCCACTGATCTTGATGTGGTCCTCGATAGTTTCCGGGAGTTTGTCACTCAGTATAA GCAGACCATAAACTCTGAAGCAGTCAAACGCTCCATCGATGCTGTCAGTCGCTCTTTTGAGGAGCAGCTCTCAGAGATA ATCACAGCAACAAAGGAACTCAAGAAtatgaaaagagaaaataacaAG ATCAATAGCACTATTAATAAGAAGAGAACCAGACTTGTGGAAGCCAATAATGAGCTCATTAA GGGAAAGGCAAAGCTGAGAAAGCTCCAGAAAGATCATGATGAGATGGAACAGAGACTCAAAGCTCTGAAAGAAGGCTCCTCTTTACTCACCAACCTCCAGGAGCTTAACACAAAGTACCTGAAGCACCGCACCGCTCACCCAGATGAGGTGGAAACG TATGGCCCATCCTGTATGCCTGCCATGTTAATGGAAGCCAGGTGCATCATGGGAACCGAGCACCAGCTAAAGACCGTCAATGACCATCTACAGCAGGTCTTAGATGTCACAGAAAATGATTAA
- the slc25a51b gene encoding solute carrier family 25 member 51b, translating into MGVVTTMDPDSARQPQGKLGKGGHALIGANLGARGKHYVCGSLAAFTNIIVTFPIQKVLFRQQLHGVRASEAVRQLQREGLRHLYRGLLPPLLQKTTTVAIMFGLYEDFSRLLLRHAHRSGAPELVTRSVAAALAGTAEAALTPFERVQTLLQDHRHNGRFNNTAHTFRTLLRDYGVRECYRGLVPVLLRNGPSNVLFFGLRGPIKQRLPDARTRMGHMANDFVCGGLLGAALGIMFYPLNVVKSRAQAQVGGEFVPCNQVLMTVWRERGGSIVLLFRGATLNYHRSLLSWGIINATYELLLKVF; encoded by the coding sequence ATGGGGGTGGTTACTACGATGGACCCGGATTCGGCCCGGCAACCGCAGGGCAAGTTGGGTAAAGGTGGCCACGCGCTAATAGGGGCCAATCTGGGCGCTCGGGGAAAGCACTACGTGTGCGGCTCTCTCGCCGCGTTCACCAACATCATCGTGACCTTTCCGATTCAGAAAGTGTTGTTCCGGCAGCAGCTTCACGGGGTCCGAGCGAGCGAAGCCGTCCGTCAGCTGCAGAGGGAAGGGTTGAGACATCTCTACCGAGGGCTTCTGCCTCCGCTGCTGCAGAAGACCACCACCGTGGCCATCATGTTCGGTCTGTACGAGGATTTTTCCCGGTTGCTTCTGCGTCACGCTCACAGAAGCGGCGCCCCCGAGCTCGTGACGCGGAGCGTCGCCGCGGCGCTGGCCGGGACGGCTGAGGCCGCCCTCACGCCGTTCGAACGGGTGCAAACGCTGCTTCAGGATCACAGGCACAACGGGCGTTTTAATAACACCGCCCACACCTTCCGGACTCTCCTGCGGGATTATGGTGTGAGGGAGTGCTACCGTGGGCTGGTCCCGGTTCTGTTGAGAAACGGGCCTAGTAACGTTTTGTTCTTTGGCTTGCGTGGGCCAATTAAGCAGCGGCTGCCTGATGCACGAACCCGTATGGGTCACATGGCCAATGACTTTGTGTGTGGCGGGCTGCTGGGGGCGGCGCTGGGTATCATGTTCTACCCCCTGAACGTGGTCAAATCTCGAGCTCAGGCTCAAGTCGGGGGCGAGTTTGTTCCCTGCAATCAAGTGCTGATGACGGTGTGGCGGGAACGGGGAGGCAGCATCGTGCTGCTCTTCCGCGGAGCGACGCTCAACTATCACCGATCTCTTCTGTCCTGGGGGATCATCAATGCGACTTACGAGCTTCTCCTGAAAGTCTTCTGA
- the frmpd1b gene encoding FERM and PDZ domain-containing protein 4, translated as MEERERSRSRSPRRVGRVEQVVGKWLRRSRDSLSRERILGGRRSRSGDSGQQNFPVKVMVEVIRDAVLDSHGFTLSSQHPLLVRDITPGGPADGKLFPGDQILKLNNKAIEDLLPENVDQMIRDCQDSVTMTILRNMANPKSSFITAEKRARLRRNPVKVRFAEEVVVNGHTQGNSLLFLPNVLKVYLENGQTKAFKFHKTTTVKDIVLTLKEKLSIRCIEHFALVLEQQYNITKLLLLHEEELIQKVVQKKDSHDYRCLFRVCFVPRDPVDLLQDDPVAFEYLFQQSVGDVLQERYAVEMKCNTALRLAALHMHEKLASCGQTMRASVKSVVKEFGLESFISPTLLRNMREKDLRKALNHHMKKIQSLLEPRQKVISVSQARLAYLTQMAELISYSGRSYNATMLLQDRESLVSLLVGARYGISQILNHQLNMISTIIDFHYITRIEVLSESDRVSMLKIYLQDIQPIALLMESVAAKDLACLLAGYCKLLVDPNINVFRWGPRPKMRRIPAEEGYVSRCGSDSEDSSEDDYAMEGLLDTQLSEDTMSTHTNDGTEEGEEAEGKSEAEAEKVRVIVTHTFLEDEGDEASKRESVGDEDYAITMDSLLETGWYTDPRVNSSFSSLSSNSLNALEESIKAAIGGLGHMDMSLEEKPSSGASSLDVHHPYLLEVPECLDERGSLNKLRRHSDLTYDNHSGLCFSELSQMSDSLPSPPAASDDALSEDDEDDEGGDSEKDGRISAMSAEFEAVLASCTPNSINAKLAGVNFQELFTRIHNHPARRQEGKSFPQKKINEAKQQGPSSKLIAQSVLKRAVPSNVTDKSKDSRDSCSESEDEFFDAQDRLTPPITEQAITEKSSDSENKHPSSSDIKVSVDKKKTPESRDSKAKDSSTSETFKEKPSLVNHFPELEVHQPSLIFLPKPSPVEPKTFSANHSTGQKTQHCNGDIPGRNPHLSSQLLEMEPDTMEFKPVTGPGPPLSSSLITAVRQAIYPQQTLVDPETVQNGLRPQNGITDQDPDGLDKETTPNHVKNLEKLDSQDNKPNPKEPTNAKGTTEFGKITADSKGPLQQESSNSLEYRKSENKMPHMNTKPPIPPKPSFIGLQPSSNVNTQSQKTGEKTKVPPNGLSLHPWSQRNGTSPPSTLSKGVSLSHENLRTELKAESSTVKRTSASTTPTPSPSPLPSPSVQSVNIVPEDPAQSGTSFPSRTGSSGRLSATALRGKIQDMPWYLTRSQEILGTVALSNTISSTGNIATIATDVNHDSKKVSPKATSVPSLIDWKEKDAEVVIVKLKDGPEEVTPTPVKDTNGKPPTSSSHPDLRQKLSTEATELHRHFGTCKSEQPQSHKDNPSDVQLDNVSLSSTSPSHRDACGCHTVYANCFSGDTDDNCSFDEDLTVYEFSRRNRISKPPQPMPVPSPATLSGPSPNVLSLLRDSPRPLSSSSELSPLLVPPRFLESLPLDCGPMSNPLRFLQGHRYAAGQKGTGLKDGYACLQRDIDELLMVLKKGPSAVYPPTRKGECENGNVNGNSLSETERCLVQAEARRLASGCQRATRVGWAPDDALLSLGNSFGALVQLTSTCMRVPCSDCGGCHGDIDADEALRKLEEIVDLYKEFVGAVETAREGEGVRLLAKQCTVLISTVFSLTQLFRTRTPDIDNGNVPLNF; from the exons ATGGAGGAGCGAGAGAGAAGCAGAAGTCGATCTCCACGCAGGGTCGGTCgggtggagcaggtggtgggGAAATGGCTGCGTCGCTCTCGAGACTCTCTCAGCAG GGAGCGTATTTTAGGAGGCAGGAGGTCGCGCTCTGGGGATTCGGGCCAGCAGAACTTCCCTGTGAAGGTGATGGTGGAAGTGATCAGAGATGCTGTCCTGGACTCCCATGGATTCACTCTCTCATCACAGCACCCCCTGCTGGTCAGGGACATCACTCCag gAGGCCCAGCAGACGGTAAGCTTTTTCCTGGAGATCAGATCCTAAAACTGAACAATAAAGCCATAGAAGATCTTTTGCCTGAAAACGTGGATCAGATGATAAG GGATTGCCAGGACTCTGTAACCATGACGATCCTCAGAAATATGGCG AATCCCAAGTCTTCATTCATAACAGCAGAGAAGAGAGCTCGTCTGAGAAGAAACCCCGTTAAAGTGCGCTTTGCAGAAGAGGTGGTCGTCAACGGACACACTCAG GGAAACTCTCTTCTCTTCCTGCCCAACGTTTTGAAGGTGTATCTGGAGAACGGCCAGACCAAAGCCTTCAAATTTCACAAGACCACCACTGTCAAG GATATCGTGTTGACTCTGAAAGAGAAGCTGTCCATTCGATGTATTGAGCATTTCGCACTGGTGCTGGAACAGCAATATAACATCACCAAACTACTGCTGCTGCACGAGGAGGAGCTCATACAAAAG GTGGTACAGAAGAAGGATTCCCATGATTACAGGTGTCTGTTCAGAGTCTGCTTCGTTCCCAGAGACCCAGTGGACCTCCTGCAGGATGATCCCGTGGCCTTTGAGTACCTCTTTCAGCAG AGTGTGGGAGATGTGTTACAGGAGCGCTATGCTGTAGAGATGAAATGTAACACAGCGCTGAGACTAGCCGCTTTGCACATGCACGAGAAACTGGCAAGCTGTGGACAGACAATGAGAGCATCTGTTAAGAGCGTTGT CAAGGAGTTTGGTTTGGAGAGCTTCATCTCTCCCACTCTGCTGAGGAACATGAGAGAGAAAGACCTACGGAAAGCTCTCAACCACCACATGAAGAAGATCCAGTCGCTACTAGAACCACGTCAGAAG GTGATTTCGGTGTCTCAGGCCCGGTTGGCTTATCTGACCCAGATGGCAGAGCTGATTTCATACAGCGGGAGAAGCTACAACGCCACCATGCTG TTGCAGGACAGGGAGTCATTGGTGAGTTTGCTGGTGGGAGCGAGATACGGGATCAGCCAAATACTAAACCACCAGCTCAACATGATTTCCACCATCATAGACTTCCACTACATCACCAGAATAGAGGTGCTGTCAGAGTCCGACAGAGTCAGCATGCTCAAGATTTACCTGCAGGACATCCAG CCAATAGCCCTGTTAATGGAATCGGTAGCAGCTAAAGATCTGGCCTGCCTCCTGGCTGGATACTGCAAACTCCTGGTTGACCCTAATATCAATGTGTTTCGATGGGGACCCAGACCTAAAATGCGACGCATTCCGGCAGAAGAAG GGTATGTTTCTCGGTGTGGGAGCGATTCAGAAGACAGTTCGGAGGATGACTATGCTATGGAGGGACTGCTGGACACTCAGCTATCAGAGGACACTATGTCTACTCATACAAATGATGGCACGGAGGAAGGAGAGGAAGCCGAGGGTAAAAGTGAAGCAGAGGCAGAAAAGGTCAGAGTGATTGTAACGCATACCTTTTTAGAAGATGAAGGAGATGAGGCGAGCAAGAGAGAGTCTGTTGGAGATGAGGATTACGCCATTACAATGGATTCCCTTTTGGAGACAGGTTGGTACACGGACCCTCGAGTCAACAGCAGCTTCTCTAGTTTATCCAGTAACTCGCTAAATGCACTGGAGGAGAGTATTAAGGCAGCCATTGGTGGGCTTGGCCATATGGATATGTCTCTGGAAGAGAAACCCAGTTCTGGTGCCTCGAGTCTGGATGTCCACCACCCTTACCTCCTGGAGGTGCCAGAGTGTTTGGATGAGAGGGGCAGTTTAAACAAACTCAGACGACATTCAGACCTGACCTACGATAATCACTCAGGTCTGTGCTTTTCTGAGCTCTCCCAAATGTCTGACAGCTTGCCAAGCCCACCTGCAGCCAGCGACGATGCTTTGAGTGAGGATGACGAGGATGACGAAGGAGGAGACAGTGAAAAAGATGGTCGCATTTCCGCCATGTCGGCAGAATTTGAGGCTGTGTTAGCCTCTTGTACCCCTAACAGCATAAATGCTAAATTAGCAGGGGTAAACTTTCAGGAACTCTTCACCAGGATTCACAACCATCCAGCACGTAGACAAGAGGGAAAAAGTTTCCCGcagaaaaagataaatgaagCTAAACAACAAGGACCATCCTCAAAATTAATAGCACAATCTGTGCTGAAGAGAGCTGTGCCCTCAAATGTCACTGACAAATCAAAGGACTCCAGAGACAGTTGTTCAGAATCTGAGGATGAATTTTTTGATGCCCAAGATCGATTGACCCCTCCCATCACAGAGCAAGCCATCACAG AGAAAAGCTCAGATTCTGAAAACAAACATCCTTCTTCTAGTGACATTAAGGTTAGTGTGGACAAGAAAAAAACTCCAGAATCCAGAGACAGCAAAGCAAAAGACAGCTCCACATCAGAGACCTTTAAAGAAAAACCTTCTCTTGTCAACCATTTCCCTGAACTGGAAGTCCATCAACCCTCACTGATTTTTCTCCCTAAACCTTCACCTGTGGAACCTAAAACATTCTCTGCTAACCACTCCACAGGGCAGAAAACCCAGCACTGCAATGGAGACATCCCAGGTCGAAATCCACACTTATCATCACAGCTTCTAGAGATGGAGCCAGATACCATGGAGTTTAAACCAGTCACAGGGCCTGGACCACCATTGTCTTCCTCGTTAATTACAGCAGTACGCCAAGCTATCTATCCCCAACAGACCTTAGTGGACCCAGAGACTGTTCAAAATGGACTGAGACCACAAAATGGAATAACTGACCAGGACCCAGACGGTCTAGATAAAGAGACTACTCCAAATCATGTGAAAAATCTTGAAAAACTTGATAGTCAAGATAATAAGCCAAACCCGAAAGAGCCAACAAATGCCAAAGGAACAACCGAATTTGGGAAAATAACAGCAGACAGCAAAGGTCCTCTACAACAAGAATCATCAAACTCTCTTGAATAcagaaaatcagaaaataaaatgccCCATATGAACACAAAGCCCCCAATACCTCCCAAGCCATCATTTATTGGTTTACAGCCATCCTCAAATGTTAATACCCAGTCACAAAAGACTGGGGAAAAGACAAAAGTTCCCCCCAATGGTCTTTCTCTACACCCCTGGTCTCAGAGAAATGGTACCTCCCCACCCTCTACACTGAGTAAGGGAGTTTCTCTAAGTCATGAGAATCTAAGAACTGAACTGAAGGCCGAAAGCTCTACAGTCAAACGTACAAGTGCTTCAACCACTCCTACCCCATCTCCATCTCCCTTACCGTCTCCTTCAGTTCAGTCTGTAAATATTGTTCCTGAAGATCCAGCTCAAAGTGGGACCAGCTTCCCTAGCAGAACAGGCTCGTCTGGACGTCTATCTGCCACAGCCTTGCGGGGGAAAATTCAGGATATGCCCTGGTACCTCACCCGTTCCCAAGAGATCTTGGGGACAGTAGCACTCAGCAACACTATTTCATCGACAGGCAATATAGCTACCATTGCAACAGATGTGAATCATGATTCCAAGAAGGTATCTCCCAAGGCCACTTCAGTGCCATCTTTGATAGACTGGAAAGAGAAAGATGCTGAAGTAGTCATTGTGAAGCTCAAAGATGGACCTGAGGAAGTGACCCCAACTCCTGTGAAAGACACTAACGGGAAACCTCCAACATCGTCAAGCCATCCTGACCTGAGGCAGAAATTGTCCACAGAAGCTACCGAGTTGCACAGGCATTTTGGGACCTGCAAGTCTGAACAACCTCAGTCACACAAAGATAACCCTTCAGACGTTCAACTTGACAATGTGTCTTTATCCTCGACAAGTCCTTCTCATCGTGATGCATGTGGCTGCCATACAGTCTATGCCAACTGTTTCAGCGGAGATACAGATGACAACTGCAGCTTTGATGAAGATCTGACTGTTTACGAGTTCTCCCGTCGAAACCGAATCAGTAAACCACCACAACCCATGCCGGTTCCCTCCCCTGCAACCCTTTCTGGTCCGTCACCAAATGTTCTCTCCCTACTCAGAGATTCCCCTCGTCCCCTATCTTCATCCTCAGAACTCAGTCCACTCCTGGTTCCTCCCAGATTTCTGGAATCTCTGCCTTTAGACTGTGGACCAATGAGTAATCCTCTCAGATTTTTGCAAGGTCACCGTTATGCTGCCGGTCAGAAAGGTACAGGGCTTAAAGATGGCTATGCCTGTTTGCAGCGGGATATTGATGAACTTCTTATGGTTTTGAAGAAAGGACCTTCTGCAGTATACCCTCCAACCCGCAAGGGGGAATGCGAAAATGGAAATGTGAATGGGAATTCGCTTTCAGAGACAGAGAGGTGCCTGGTTCAGGCGGAGGCACGGAGATTGGCATCAGGATGCCAAAGAGCCACACGGGTAGGATGGGCACCTGACGATGCTCTTCTGTCACTCGGAAACAGCTTTGGAGCTCTAGTGCAACTTACCTCAACCTGCATGCGAGTTCCTTGTTCGGACTGTGGAGGCTGTCATGGGGACATTGATGCAGATGAGGCTCTGAGGAAGCTTGAAGAGATCGTGGACCTATATAAGGAGTTTGTAGGTGCTGTAGAGACAGCAAGAGAGGGCGAAGGTGTCAGGCTCTTAGCCAAGCAGTGTACTGTTCTCATTTCAACCGTCTTCTCACTAACACAGCTATTTCGGACACGGACACCAGACATAGACAATGGAAATGTACCTCTGAACTTTTAA